One window of Trifolium pratense cultivar HEN17-A07 linkage group LG5, ARS_RC_1.1, whole genome shotgun sequence genomic DNA carries:
- the LOC123886166 gene encoding PKS-NRPS hybrid synthetase cheA-like, whose product MNAIPAVFPEAAALVCRFHVTKNVRTKAAELVKVRDGEKVKASDMREKVCLAFADVLDSCTEAEYIENVMTFRKLCERWPKFVRYVEETILDTDKEKVVSAWVDKYMHMGNHTTNRAESAHGVLKGYLTDGLGDLVKGWESIHRMLGNQFTQVQTEFGQNMSVYGHTYRDQALYSTLMFKVSRCALKYINTESQRVEFTGMDSMKCGCLMRTNYGLPCACLIAKKLLHNRPISLDEVYKHWKIMFFQDEEVGGDVEDDYACTTEWQAIQVSVY is encoded by the coding sequence ATGAATGCTATTCCGGCTGTGTTTCCAGAAGCGGCAGCGTTGGTTTGTCGGTTCCATGTTACGAAGAATGTGAGGACCAAGGCAGCCGAGCTGGTTAAGGTGAGGGATGGAGAAAAGGTCAAGGCGTCGGACATGAGGGAAAAAGTCTGTTTGGCTTTTGCGGATGTGTTAGATTCGTGTACTGAGGCCGAGTATATTGAAAATGTTATGACTTTTAGGAAGTTATGTGAGAGGTGGCCAAAATTTGTGCGGTACGTTGAAGAGACAATTTTGGACACCGACAAAGAGAAGGTTGTGAGTGCGTGGGTGGACAAGTATATGCACATGGGCAACCATACCACAAATAGAGCCGAAAGCGCCCACGGCGTCTTGAAAGGTTACTTGACTGACGGTCTCGGTGATTTGGTGAAGGGTTGGGAATCGATACACAGAATGTTAGGCAATCAATTCACCCAAGTACAAACTGAATTTGGCCAGAACATGTCTGTTTATGGACACACATACCGGGATCAAGCTCTTTACTCGACTTTGATGTTTAAAGTCTCTAGATGTGCATTGAAATACATCAACACTGAATCACAAAGAGTCGAGTTTACTGGTATGGATAGCATGAAGTGTGGTTGTCTGATGAGGACTAACTATGGGCTGCCATGTGCGTGTTTGATTGCCAAGAAACTGCTACACAATAGGCCCATTAGTCTCGATGAGGTGTACAAACATTGGAAGATAATGTTTTTCCAAGATGAAGAAGTTGGTGGCGACGTCGAGGACGATTATGCGTGCACGACAGAGTGGCAAGCAATTCAGGTGAGTGTTTATTAA